One genomic segment of Mesoterricola silvestris includes these proteins:
- a CDS encoding aldolase/citrate lyase/malate synthase family protein, translating into MALEYRSGILAQYPDVLTIEVQRALEALAPLDARRRELMAERAARRQERARKREPIGFLDPAATIPGTALTVAEARAGHFDGGEIPADLRRQWIQGTGPATRPRADVRAGIRNVAYALLSGADGWMFDGEDALGQVETMSLDNHRNLKLALGRDSLFLDVAEGVAGEMNAWAQGFFGRPIIQDWRTQLDFTTVLYRARGLHLDDRHIRHAGGPALSASIADLATFAVNNAATLRLAGHGLVYYLPKIQTAAEAAWWNSLLLALEAHLGLASGTVKAYVLVEQLEQCFQLMEIRAALAPHFVGFNTGRWDYINSVSDARAWDPAFLNPNIDTITMTYGYMRNYEDRVRRAVNTPDRLGRFALWQGGMEPNIPVGSEVGVAASMRRAVAGAEREQREGASGKWVAHWKMVHIVRPVWEKAGEDNQAGRPFPALTYGPEDAAGLTLLEPAPRTIPGARDLLSVAIQYGNAFLQGFQAAALKPADHFGNDDVLYLMEDMATGEIRLSILWEWIHKQAPLTDGDEVLGVRPGDRFTPALFNRLLEEEYAKLLAARSKDVHDDSKATTLPIARAIAWAYVQSEVKPPWYVDLLNLNLGVERLEAAQGRIARFLETFRTTGERITENLDFA; encoded by the coding sequence ATGGCCCTCGAATACCGCTCCGGCATTCTCGCCCAGTATCCCGATGTGCTCACGATCGAGGTGCAGCGCGCCCTGGAGGCCCTGGCGCCCCTGGATGCGCGGCGGCGGGAGCTCATGGCCGAACGCGCCGCGCGCCGGCAGGAGCGGGCCCGGAAGCGGGAGCCCATCGGTTTCCTGGATCCCGCGGCCACCATCCCGGGCACCGCCCTCACCGTCGCCGAGGCCCGGGCCGGGCATTTCGACGGGGGGGAGATCCCCGCGGACCTGCGCCGCCAGTGGATCCAGGGCACGGGCCCGGCCACGCGGCCCCGGGCCGATGTGCGCGCGGGGATCCGCAACGTGGCCTACGCGCTCCTGTCGGGGGCCGACGGGTGGATGTTCGACGGGGAGGACGCCCTGGGGCAGGTGGAGACCATGAGCCTGGACAACCATCGCAACCTCAAGCTCGCCCTGGGCCGGGATTCCCTCTTCCTGGACGTGGCCGAAGGGGTCGCCGGGGAGATGAACGCCTGGGCCCAGGGGTTCTTCGGGCGCCCCATCATCCAGGACTGGCGGACCCAGCTGGACTTCACCACCGTGCTCTACCGCGCCCGGGGCCTGCACCTGGACGACCGCCACATCCGCCACGCCGGGGGCCCCGCCCTTTCGGCCTCCATCGCCGACCTGGCCACCTTCGCGGTGAACAACGCCGCCACCCTGCGCCTGGCGGGGCACGGCCTCGTGTACTACCTCCCCAAGATCCAGACCGCCGCCGAAGCCGCCTGGTGGAACAGCCTCCTCCTGGCCCTGGAGGCGCACCTGGGCCTGGCCTCGGGCACCGTCAAGGCCTACGTCCTGGTGGAGCAGCTGGAGCAGTGCTTCCAGCTCATGGAGATCCGCGCGGCCCTGGCGCCCCACTTCGTGGGCTTCAACACCGGGCGTTGGGACTACATCAACAGCGTCTCGGACGCCCGGGCCTGGGATCCGGCCTTCCTGAACCCCAACATCGACACCATCACCATGACCTACGGCTACATGCGGAACTACGAGGACCGGGTGCGCCGGGCCGTGAACACCCCGGACCGCCTGGGCCGCTTCGCCCTGTGGCAGGGGGGCATGGAGCCCAATATCCCCGTGGGCTCGGAGGTGGGAGTGGCCGCGAGCATGCGCCGGGCCGTGGCCGGGGCCGAACGGGAGCAGCGGGAGGGGGCTTCGGGCAAGTGGGTGGCCCACTGGAAGATGGTCCACATCGTGCGCCCCGTGTGGGAGAAGGCCGGCGAGGACAACCAGGCGGGACGCCCCTTCCCCGCCCTCACCTACGGCCCGGAGGACGCCGCGGGCCTCACCCTCCTGGAGCCCGCCCCCCGCACCATCCCCGGCGCCCGGGACCTGCTGTCGGTGGCCATCCAGTACGGCAACGCCTTCCTCCAGGGCTTCCAGGCCGCGGCCCTTAAGCCCGCAGACCACTTCGGCAATGACGACGTGCTCTATCTCATGGAGGACATGGCCACCGGGGAGATCCGGCTCTCCATCCTCTGGGAGTGGATCCACAAGCAGGCCCCCCTCACGGACGGGGACGAGGTCCTGGGGGTGCGCCCCGGGGACCGTTTCACGCCCGCGCTCTTCAACCGGCTCCTGGAGGAGGAGTACGCCAAGCTGCTCGCCGCCCGCAGCAAGGACGTGCACGACGATTCCAAGGCCACCACCCTCCCCATCGCCCGGGCCATCGCGTGGGCCTATGTGCAGAGCGAGGTCAAGCCCCCCTGGTACGTGGATCTCCTGAACCTGAACCTTGGGGTGGAGCGGCTGGAGGCCGCCCAGGGCCGCATCGCCCGGTTCCTGGAGACTTTCAGGACCACCGGGGAGCGCATCACGGAGAACCTGGACTTCGCCTGA
- a CDS encoding TetR/AcrR family transcriptional regulator, whose amino-acid sequence MRVSQEEKSERSRTAILEAALRLFSKQGYRGTSIREIAAEAGLSTGNVYHHFPDKETLFTTLLGQYWEAIERPDFPFNKALAAGAFPFDLEALARAAEESVRTYRRHVILIYVDVVEFEGNHIRKFYTEMAGRFERFLNTRFPDGALKHELGEGFQPITASMLASRVFLQYFAVEILFGIPDQFGLDTATAMKEVSEILRHGMIHPPAPRKLEAEAR is encoded by the coding sequence TTGAGAGTTTCGCAGGAGGAAAAATCGGAGCGCAGCCGGACGGCCATCCTGGAGGCGGCCCTGCGGCTCTTCTCCAAGCAGGGCTACCGGGGCACCAGCATCCGCGAGATCGCCGCCGAGGCCGGGCTGTCCACCGGCAACGTCTACCACCACTTCCCGGACAAGGAGACCCTCTTCACCACGCTGCTGGGGCAGTACTGGGAGGCCATCGAAAGGCCCGACTTCCCCTTCAACAAGGCCCTGGCCGCCGGCGCCTTCCCCTTCGACCTGGAGGCCCTGGCCCGGGCCGCGGAGGAGAGCGTCCGCACCTATCGGCGTCATGTAATTCTCATATATGTCGATGTGGTGGAATTCGAAGGGAACCACATCCGGAAGTTCTACACGGAGATGGCCGGCCGGTTCGAGCGTTTCCTGAACACGCGGTTCCCGGACGGGGCGCTGAAGCACGAGCTGGGGGAGGGCTTCCAGCCCATCACCGCCTCCATGCTGGCGAGCCGGGTGTTCCTGCAGTACTTCGCGGTGGAGATCCTCTTCGGCATTCCCGACCAGTTCGGCCTGGACACGGCCACGGCCATGAAGGAAGTATCGGAGATCCTCCGCCACGGCATGATCCATCCGCCGGCCCCAAGGAAATTGGAGGCAGAAGCGCGCTGA
- the glpX gene encoding class II fructose-bisphosphatase, with translation MAFVPPIPDGGSYDRERTLEFEFVRATENAALQAIRWSGRGEKEKADAVACAAIAGVFDQLDIQGEVVIGEGIKDQAPGIFVGEKLGTWRPGAPRFDIALDPIDGTTNIAKGLPNSISVIAAAQVADGATHALRNLPSFYSHKIAYGPAVKAALDRHPGPSFLDRPLAEVLGFVAEALGKRVRDLVVVTMDRPRHDAIIRQVREAGSALRLISDGDITAAVAPSLPLSGVDLYLGMGGSPEGVLAAAALKCLGGDLQLRMWFDPARHPEHHAEVTAQVPAAELRRVFHVRDLVVGDSALFCATGITDSSLLPGVKLIGHQAETHSILMRASSGTVRHIQAIHQLDRKGTPMRESFLRGLDTSFR, from the coding sequence ATGGCCTTTGTCCCCCCCATCCCCGACGGTGGTTCGTACGACCGCGAACGGACCCTGGAATTCGAATTCGTGCGCGCCACGGAGAATGCCGCCCTCCAGGCCATCCGCTGGTCGGGGCGGGGCGAGAAGGAGAAGGCGGACGCGGTGGCCTGCGCGGCCATCGCGGGGGTCTTCGACCAGTTGGATATCCAGGGCGAAGTGGTCATCGGGGAGGGGATCAAGGACCAGGCCCCGGGGATCTTCGTGGGGGAGAAACTGGGGACCTGGCGCCCGGGGGCGCCCCGCTTCGATATCGCCCTGGACCCCATCGACGGCACCACCAACATCGCCAAGGGCCTGCCCAACAGCATCTCGGTGATCGCCGCGGCCCAGGTGGCCGACGGGGCCACCCACGCCCTGCGCAACCTCCCCAGCTTCTACAGCCACAAGATCGCCTACGGCCCCGCGGTGAAGGCGGCCCTGGACCGGCACCCGGGGCCCTCCTTCCTGGACCGGCCCCTGGCGGAGGTGCTGGGCTTCGTGGCCGAGGCCCTGGGCAAGCGCGTGCGGGACCTGGTGGTGGTCACCATGGACCGGCCCCGGCACGACGCCATCATCCGCCAGGTGCGGGAGGCGGGCTCGGCCCTGCGGCTCATCTCCGACGGCGATATCACGGCCGCCGTGGCGCCCTCGCTGCCCCTTTCGGGGGTGGACCTGTACCTGGGCATGGGCGGCTCCCCCGAGGGGGTCCTGGCGGCCGCGGCCCTCAAGTGCCTGGGCGGGGACCTCCAGCTGCGCATGTGGTTCGACCCGGCGCGCCATCCCGAGCACCATGCCGAGGTCACCGCCCAGGTGCCCGCGGCCGAGCTGCGGCGGGTCTTCCACGTGCGGGACCTGGTGGTGGGCGACAGCGCCCTCTTCTGCGCCACGGGGATCACGGACAGTTCGCTGCTGCCCGGCGTCAAGCTCATCGGGCACCAGGCCGAGACCCACTCCATCCTCATGCGGGCCAGCAGCGGCACCGTGCGCCACATCCAGGCCATCCACCAGCTGGACCGCAAGGGCACCCCCATGCGGGAGAGCTTCCTCCGGGGGCTGGACACCTCCTTCCGCTGA
- a CDS encoding L-lactate permease — protein sequence MASLPLLVLLIGIPLMMKPAAKVAPIALVVTVLGAILFFGLPTKVVLLAALQGGLTGIFPIMYIPFGALVIYNVLKVTGWMDKMQGAMANLTIDRRAQALLIAFGFGAFLEGICGFGAPVAIPAMILVGLGYNPMMAAMVCLVANTGPVPFGSLAIPTVTLAKTTGQDLMGLSMMTGRLMAPLAFIMAFATVYAMSRGKGMRGALGTILVTGASFAVTEFLVSNFVSAELTSVLAALVCLTATAIHLKFKAKEEPWLFEGEKASDNAAPEFHPRELFLSWLPYLLLATFIILVNLKATKPLFAGTAPGWQALLIKVQIYNPGKLYAFSWLQTPGTVMLIAGLVAFPFMGVKYAVVGAQFGKTFRQMIPSFIAVACILAISEVMNVSLPIVDPKTKLAVWGVLGTKQISMVATLSQSIVHVVSRSVYPLLSPLFGMIGVFLTGSNTSANALFGNLQVLTAKAMGLSDILMAAAGSAGASAGKMVSPQSIVIAATAVGLAGKEGQIMRQTINYTIPYVILLGLMVWAFAFLFPGLVPLGR from the coding sequence GTGGCTTCTCTGCCACTCCTTGTCCTCCTCATCGGCATTCCGCTGATGATGAAACCCGCGGCCAAGGTGGCGCCCATCGCCCTCGTCGTGACGGTGCTCGGGGCCATCCTCTTCTTCGGCCTGCCCACGAAGGTGGTGCTCCTCGCGGCCCTGCAGGGCGGCCTCACCGGCATCTTCCCCATCATGTACATCCCTTTCGGCGCCCTGGTGATCTACAACGTCCTCAAGGTCACGGGGTGGATGGACAAGATGCAGGGGGCCATGGCCAACCTCACCATCGACCGCCGCGCCCAGGCGCTCCTCATCGCCTTCGGCTTCGGGGCCTTCCTGGAAGGCATCTGCGGCTTCGGCGCCCCCGTGGCCATCCCCGCCATGATCCTGGTGGGCCTGGGCTACAACCCCATGATGGCCGCCATGGTCTGCCTCGTGGCCAACACGGGCCCGGTGCCCTTCGGGTCCCTGGCCATCCCCACCGTCACCCTGGCCAAGACCACCGGCCAGGATCTCATGGGCCTCTCCATGATGACCGGGCGCCTCATGGCGCCCCTGGCCTTCATCATGGCCTTCGCCACCGTCTACGCCATGAGCCGCGGCAAGGGCATGCGCGGCGCCCTGGGCACCATCCTCGTCACCGGCGCCAGCTTCGCCGTCACCGAATTCCTGGTGTCGAACTTCGTCAGCGCCGAATTGACCAGCGTCCTGGCCGCCCTGGTGTGCCTGACGGCCACGGCCATCCACCTGAAGTTCAAGGCCAAGGAGGAGCCCTGGCTCTTCGAGGGGGAGAAGGCCTCCGACAACGCGGCGCCCGAATTCCACCCCAGGGAGCTCTTCCTTTCCTGGCTGCCGTACCTGCTCCTGGCCACCTTCATCATCCTGGTGAACCTCAAGGCCACCAAGCCCCTGTTCGCGGGCACCGCCCCGGGCTGGCAGGCCCTTCTCATCAAGGTCCAGATCTACAACCCCGGCAAGCTCTACGCCTTCTCCTGGCTGCAGACCCCCGGCACCGTCATGCTCATCGCCGGCCTCGTGGCCTTCCCCTTCATGGGCGTGAAGTACGCCGTGGTGGGCGCGCAGTTCGGGAAGACCTTCCGGCAGATGATCCCCTCCTTCATCGCCGTGGCCTGCATCCTGGCCATCTCGGAAGTGATGAACGTCTCCCTGCCCATCGTGGATCCCAAGACCAAGCTGGCCGTGTGGGGCGTTCTGGGCACCAAGCAGATCTCCATGGTCGCCACCCTGAGCCAGAGCATCGTGCACGTGGTGAGCCGCTCCGTCTATCCCCTCCTGAGCCCCCTGTTCGGCATGATCGGCGTGTTCCTCACCGGCTCCAACACCTCGGCCAACGCCCTCTTCGGCAATCTGCAGGTGCTCACCGCCAAGGCCATGGGCCTCTCGGACATCCTCATGGCCGCCGCCGGCAGCGCCGGCGCCTCCGCGGGCAAGATGGTCAGCCCCCAGAGCATCGTCATCGCCGCCACCGCCGTGGGCCTGGCCGGGAAGGAAGGCCAGATCATGCGACAGACCATCAACTACACCATCCCCTACGTGATCCTCCTGGGCCTCATGGTCTGGGCTTTCGCGTTCCTGTTCCCGGGCCTGGTTCCCCTGGGGAGGTAG
- a CDS encoding FUSC family protein, with amino-acid sequence MALSRLLGRVAARELVDPSASRALRATVAFMLPLVLASLGLITGTQAVLASFAGHAVGGLDVRGAYSLRLLLLVALSLMFAGAAWLGVEAGRSVLLAVLATGLMALGAGAWRHGLGEYGPSVASTAALLFFLGLISQAEATPPGAAVATLAGCAFSVLVHAAFWPFLAQHPLRRTVAGAWLALANLAEALPAVDAAEAPARHARVVDCENELRAALDQATEALKGAHAKSSRPLVHELEALNQAAAHLANYLMALNPSIERLMEPPGPGPMAASFRSFLAATVNSTRSLALAVVSHQAGHLARFEIRLRRLGRLLRVLQARTAAKVRDTPERAHLSDVLGKLQDHLPVLRATLRASMERARERGPISFELFDLRVWSLRPLASALNFSLQVDPALVRFTFRLAVIMMAGTWAWRTWHLPHGYWIPLCVMVVLQPDYGATRLRATQRAVGTLAGGLVGSLLLWLHLPLWLLMAATAAVCATFTYYVKRNYAVAVFYITLLVVLQFEAAGPISLSLTLQRLAFTLSGCLLALLAALSFWPVWERDRFPPLLAGALRANALFLDRLCRGLGGDPDLTPQLMLKAKRKAQRANSLVFSSLNRMAGDPDVMREGIEHNAALANQNLRVTRWLSVAAVHFRDGAPPIPGLEPLARAAGEALEAMAAVAEGADPALLAGPREALEGVELPGLAEPRTAYVTSQLDLAGTELSAMLMEFQGCSI; translated from the coding sequence ATGGCCCTTTCACGACTGCTCGGACGCGTTGCCGCCCGGGAACTGGTTGATCCCTCCGCCTCCCGGGCCCTCCGGGCCACGGTGGCGTTCATGCTGCCCCTGGTCCTGGCCTCCCTGGGCCTGATCACCGGCACCCAGGCCGTGCTGGCCTCCTTCGCGGGCCACGCCGTGGGGGGCCTGGACGTGAGGGGCGCCTATTCCCTCCGCCTTCTCCTCCTGGTGGCCCTGAGCCTCATGTTCGCCGGGGCCGCCTGGCTGGGGGTGGAGGCGGGGCGCAGCGTGCTCCTGGCGGTGCTGGCTACGGGGCTCATGGCCCTGGGGGCCGGGGCCTGGCGGCACGGGCTGGGGGAGTACGGGCCTTCGGTGGCCTCCACGGCGGCCCTTCTCTTCTTCCTGGGCCTCATCTCCCAGGCGGAAGCCACGCCCCCGGGGGCCGCGGTCGCCACCCTGGCCGGGTGCGCCTTCAGCGTCCTCGTGCATGCGGCCTTCTGGCCCTTCCTGGCCCAGCATCCCCTGCGCCGCACCGTGGCGGGGGCCTGGCTGGCCCTGGCGAACCTGGCGGAGGCCCTGCCGGCGGTGGACGCGGCGGAAGCCCCCGCCCGCCATGCCCGGGTGGTGGATTGCGAAAACGAACTGAGGGCCGCCCTGGACCAGGCCACCGAAGCCCTCAAGGGCGCCCACGCCAAGAGCAGCCGGCCGCTGGTCCATGAACTGGAGGCCCTGAACCAGGCCGCGGCCCACCTGGCCAATTACCTCATGGCCCTCAACCCCAGCATCGAGCGGCTCATGGAACCCCCGGGACCCGGCCCCATGGCGGCCTCCTTCCGGTCCTTTCTGGCCGCCACCGTGAATTCCACCCGGTCCCTGGCCCTGGCGGTGGTGTCCCACCAGGCGGGGCACCTGGCCCGGTTCGAGATCCGGCTGCGCCGCCTGGGCCGCCTCCTCCGGGTGCTCCAGGCCCGCACCGCCGCCAAGGTGCGGGACACCCCGGAGCGGGCCCACCTTTCGGATGTGCTGGGCAAGCTCCAGGATCACCTGCCGGTGCTGCGCGCCACCCTGCGCGCTTCCATGGAGCGCGCCCGGGAGCGGGGGCCCATCTCCTTCGAACTCTTCGATCTGCGCGTGTGGAGCCTGCGCCCCCTGGCCTCGGCCCTGAATTTCAGCCTCCAGGTGGACCCGGCCCTGGTGCGGTTCACCTTCCGCCTGGCTGTGATCATGATGGCGGGCACCTGGGCCTGGCGGACCTGGCATCTGCCCCACGGGTACTGGATCCCCCTCTGCGTCATGGTGGTGCTCCAGCCGGACTACGGGGCCACCCGGCTCCGGGCCACCCAGCGGGCCGTGGGGACCCTCGCCGGGGGCCTGGTGGGAAGCCTGCTGCTCTGGCTGCACCTGCCCCTGTGGCTGCTGATGGCCGCCACGGCGGCGGTGTGCGCCACCTTCACCTACTACGTGAAGCGCAACTACGCCGTGGCCGTGTTCTACATCACGCTCCTGGTGGTGCTCCAGTTCGAGGCCGCGGGGCCCATCAGCCTTTCGCTCACCCTCCAGCGCCTGGCCTTCACCCTGTCGGGATGCCTCCTGGCCTTGCTGGCCGCCCTCAGCTTCTGGCCGGTATGGGAGCGGGACCGCTTCCCTCCGCTCCTGGCCGGGGCCCTGCGGGCCAACGCCCTCTTCCTGGACCGGCTCTGCCGCGGGCTGGGGGGCGACCCGGACCTCACGCCCCAGTTGATGCTCAAGGCCAAGCGCAAGGCCCAGCGGGCCAATAGCCTGGTGTTCTCCTCCCTGAACCGCATGGCCGGCGACCCGGACGTCATGCGGGAGGGCATCGAGCACAACGCGGCCCTGGCCAACCAGAACCTCCGGGTCACCCGGTGGCTCAGCGTGGCGGCGGTGCATTTCCGGGACGGCGCCCCGCCCATCCCCGGCCTGGAGCCCCTGGCCCGGGCCGCGGGGGAGGCGCTGGAAGCCATGGCGGCCGTGGCGGAGGGGGCGGATCCCGCCCTGCTGGCGGGCCCCCGGGAGGCGCTGGAGGGGGTGGAGCTGCCGGGCCTGGCGGAACCCCGCACCGCCTATGTCACCTCCCAGCTGGACCTGGCGGGGACCGAACTGAGCGCCATGCTTATGGAGTTCCAGGGATGTTCGATATAG
- a CDS encoding isochorismatase family protein has product MALLDASRSILVVIDLQGKLVHMVHRPAMVLEATRRLLRLADLFQVPVVLTEQYPQGIGPTESSIQAAFDGLSTPTFYLEKTSFGCCGDPGFEKLLRAARPGLEPGNRQIVVAGIEAQVCVNQTVLELLASGHEVHLCWDAVSGRGEEHRRHALERMAAAGATLTNHESVAFEWCRDKVHPQFKAMSAIMKEGQP; this is encoded by the coding sequence ATGGCCCTTCTCGACGCAAGCCGGAGCATCCTGGTCGTCATCGACCTGCAGGGCAAGCTCGTCCACATGGTGCACCGGCCGGCCATGGTCCTGGAGGCCACCCGCCGGCTCCTGCGCCTGGCGGACCTCTTCCAGGTGCCGGTGGTGCTCACGGAACAGTACCCCCAGGGCATCGGCCCCACGGAATCCAGCATCCAGGCCGCCTTCGACGGCCTCTCCACCCCCACCTTCTACCTGGAGAAGACCTCCTTCGGCTGCTGCGGGGATCCGGGCTTCGAGAAGCTGCTGCGGGCGGCCCGGCCCGGCCTGGAGCCCGGGAATCGCCAGATCGTGGTGGCGGGCATCGAGGCCCAGGTGTGCGTCAACCAGACCGTCCTGGAGCTGCTGGCCTCGGGCCATGAGGTGCACCTGTGCTGGGACGCGGTGAGCGGGCGAGGCGAGGAGCACCGCCGGCACGCCCTCGAGCGCATGGCGGCGGCGGGGGCCACCCTCACCAACCACGAGTCCGTGGCCTTCGAGTGGTGCCGGGACAAGGTCCACCCTCAGTTCAAGGCCATGTCCGCGATCATGAAGGAAGGGCAGCCCTGA
- a CDS encoding energy transducer TonB, protein MLPPALPPAETRPAPSLAQVHGDLKTARQAAEKSRRPVLGIFPEDETRFQAALSFLNTLEGARLRSESEVWLARPGDPSAQALLDKAEIRSLPAVVKLDSRARTVQDFLAGSDGAPLDKACRELMEREDAHGVPPLERIRAWSGGMDPAPFVAFGQARAQDLGAAALEPHRSWLVGLVKNPDSRLRAWAATRLVEANARMAPGDPDAWGAFLEFRLKEFYDTIRNRMTGRVSSPWGKLGAPGFIGPKAPFWPAIRALLRSPKAPALGASFYALMAPELRAEDREWVLGTFTAQGHRQAGEPWNNTAFWIGTDWLLAYGAPADWAAFASGLTDGAWKTALHDVEYQVRQVPAFWDASPAVQDLFCEGETADAFWKNPDGCLASWGVTRETLVELGIDQIRLLKGGAYPRYPEEAKRRGFTGIVHVRTLVDAKGKPLWARPLPGYALCFFAPFGVRYAANATFEAAKVGGVGRPAQFVFHFPFKRR, encoded by the coding sequence ATGCTTCCACCCGCCCTTCCCCCCGCAGAAACCAGGCCCGCCCCTTCCCTCGCCCAGGTCCACGGGGATCTCAAAACCGCTCGGCAAGCCGCCGAGAAATCCCGGCGGCCGGTGCTGGGCATCTTCCCCGAAGACGAGACCCGGTTCCAGGCGGCCCTGTCCTTCCTGAACACGCTGGAGGGCGCGCGGCTGCGCAGCGAATCGGAGGTGTGGCTGGCCAGGCCCGGGGATCCCTCCGCCCAGGCCCTCCTGGACAAAGCGGAGATCCGTTCCCTTCCGGCCGTCGTGAAGCTGGATTCCAGGGCCAGGACGGTCCAGGACTTCCTTGCCGGAAGCGATGGGGCTCCGCTGGACAAGGCCTGCCGGGAGCTCATGGAGCGGGAGGACGCCCACGGCGTGCCCCCCCTGGAACGGATCCGGGCCTGGTCGGGGGGGATGGATCCCGCCCCCTTCGTCGCCTTCGGCCAGGCGCGCGCCCAGGACCTCGGCGCGGCCGCCCTGGAACCCCACCGAAGCTGGCTGGTGGGCCTGGTCAAGAACCCGGATTCCAGGCTCCGGGCCTGGGCGGCCACGCGCCTCGTCGAAGCCAACGCCCGGATGGCTCCGGGGGATCCCGATGCCTGGGGCGCCTTCCTGGAATTCAGGCTGAAGGAGTTCTACGACACGATCCGCAACAGGATGACGGGCCGGGTGTCGTCCCCCTGGGGAAAACTCGGAGCGCCGGGCTTCATCGGGCCCAAGGCCCCCTTCTGGCCGGCCATCCGGGCCCTGCTGCGCAGCCCCAAGGCTCCCGCCCTGGGGGCCAGCTTCTATGCCCTGATGGCCCCCGAACTCCGGGCGGAGGATCGCGAATGGGTCCTGGGGACCTTCACGGCCCAAGGGCATCGCCAGGCGGGTGAGCCCTGGAACAACACGGCCTTCTGGATCGGCACGGATTGGCTGCTGGCGTACGGGGCGCCCGCGGATTGGGCCGCCTTCGCCTCCGGCCTCACCGATGGCGCTTGGAAGACCGCGCTCCACGACGTGGAGTACCAGGTCAGGCAGGTGCCCGCCTTCTGGGACGCCTCCCCCGCCGTGCAGGACCTGTTCTGCGAGGGCGAGACCGCCGACGCCTTCTGGAAGAACCCCGACGGGTGCCTGGCCTCCTGGGGCGTGACCCGGGAGACCCTGGTGGAACTGGGCATCGACCAGATCCGCCTCCTCAAGGGAGGGGCCTACCCCAGGTACCCGGAGGAGGCCAAGCGACGCGGTTTCACGGGAATCGTCCATGTGCGCACCCTGGTGGACGCCAAGGGCAAGCCGCTCTGGGCCCGTCCGCTTCCGGGATATGCCCTGTGCTTCTTCGCGCCCTTCGGCGTCCGGTACGCGGCGAACGCCACCTTCGAGGCCGCCAAGGTCGGCGGGGTGGGGCGCCCCGCGCAGTTCGTCTTCCATTTCCCCTTCAAGCGCCGTTGA
- a CDS encoding glycerate kinase: MRIVVAPDSFKGSVSALGAAEAIERGIHAVFPDAEVRKVPIADGGEGTVEALVSATGGRLVRTRVPGPLGEPVTATWGVLGDGVTAVIEMAAASGLPLVPGDRRDPRITSTAGTGHLVKAALDAGLDRLVIGIGGSATNDGGAGMARALGARFLDAQGLPLPEGGAALARLAAIDTSGLDPRLATASILVACDVDNPLCGPRGASAIYGPQKGATPEAVQELDRALGVLARVATAATGRDVALRPGAGAAGGLGAGLMWFTPARLRPGVEIVLEATGFEDLVRGAALVITGEGRTDAQTAMGKAPVGVAAVARRHGVPVVCLSGGLAEGADEVLAQGIDALASIVPAPMALETCMDQGARLLEAGAARVCRLVKVGMALQGTLNGA; the protein is encoded by the coding sequence ATGCGCATCGTCGTCGCCCCGGATTCCTTCAAGGGAAGCGTGTCGGCCCTGGGCGCCGCCGAGGCCATCGAACGGGGCATCCACGCCGTGTTCCCCGATGCCGAGGTGCGCAAGGTCCCCATCGCCGACGGCGGCGAAGGCACGGTGGAGGCCCTGGTGTCGGCCACCGGGGGCCGGCTGGTGCGCACCCGGGTGCCGGGGCCCCTGGGCGAGCCGGTGACGGCCACCTGGGGGGTCCTGGGCGACGGCGTCACCGCCGTCATCGAAATGGCCGCCGCCTCGGGACTGCCCCTGGTCCCCGGGGACAGGCGGGATCCCCGGATCACCTCCACCGCCGGCACCGGCCACCTCGTCAAGGCGGCCCTGGACGCGGGCCTGGACCGGCTCGTCATCGGCATCGGCGGCAGCGCCACCAACGACGGCGGCGCCGGCATGGCCCGGGCCCTGGGCGCGAGGTTCCTGGACGCCCAGGGGCTGCCCCTTCCGGAAGGGGGCGCCGCCCTGGCCCGCCTCGCGGCCATCGACACTTCCGGCCTCGATCCCCGCCTGGCCACGGCCAGCATCCTCGTGGCCTGCGACGTGGACAACCCCCTCTGCGGCCCCCGGGGCGCCTCGGCCATCTACGGCCCCCAGAAGGGCGCCACCCCCGAGGCCGTGCAGGAGCTGGACCGGGCCCTGGGCGTCCTGGCCCGGGTGGCCACCGCCGCCACCGGCCGGGACGTGGCCCTGCGCCCCGGCGCCGGGGCCGCGGGCGGCCTGGGCGCCGGCCTGATGTGGTTCACCCCCGCCCGGCTCCGCCCCGGCGTGGAGATCGTGCTGGAGGCCACCGGCTTCGAGGACCTGGTGCGGGGCGCCGCCCTGGTCATCACCGGGGAGGGCCGCACCGATGCCCAGACCGCCATGGGCAAGGCCCCCGTGGGCGTGGCCGCCGTGGCCCGGCGCCACGGCGTCCCGGTGGTCTGTCTATCGGGTGGACTCGCCGAAGGCGCCGACGAGGTGCTGGCCCAGGGCATCGACGCCCTGGCGAGCATCGTCCCCGCGCCCATGGCCCTGGAAACCTGCATGGACCAGGGCGCCCGGCTCCTGGAGGCGGGCGCCGCCCGGGTCTGCCGGCTGGTGAAGGTCGGGATGGCCCTTCAGGGGACCCTCAACGGCGCTTGA